One region of Microbacterium sp. M28 genomic DNA includes:
- the rsmG gene encoding 16S rRNA (guanine(527)-N(7))-methyltransferase RsmG: MSDVEEEPTAAVSLFGDRVELARSFTDALAAQGEERGLIGPLELPRLWTRHILNSAIAAPLLHGTVADIGSGAGLPGLVLAIARPDVRFTLIEPMERRINWLNEQVDALGLDNVEVLRARAEEVGRPQSFDVVTARAVSALRTLLPLTAPLVRDGGDLVLLKGVNAANEIDAAQKQIKKYKLTDVRVEVLGEGLLPEVTRVVRATVRG; this comes from the coding sequence ATGAGTGATGTCGAGGAGGAACCCACCGCGGCCGTGTCGCTGTTCGGTGATCGAGTCGAATTGGCGCGGTCCTTCACGGACGCATTGGCGGCTCAGGGGGAGGAACGCGGACTGATAGGTCCACTGGAGCTTCCTCGGCTGTGGACCCGTCACATCCTGAACTCGGCGATCGCGGCGCCGTTGCTGCACGGAACTGTGGCTGACATCGGCTCCGGCGCAGGACTCCCAGGACTTGTCCTGGCGATCGCTCGGCCCGACGTCCGTTTCACGCTCATCGAGCCGATGGAGCGGCGGATCAACTGGCTCAATGAGCAGGTAGACGCCCTCGGTCTCGACAATGTCGAGGTTCTTCGTGCGCGCGCGGAGGAGGTCGGCCGGCCGCAGTCGTTCGACGTGGTGACGGCCAGGGCTGTCAGCGCGCTGCGTACGCTGCTGCCGCTCACCGCACCGCTGGTACGCGACGGCGGTGATCTGGTTCTTCTGAAGGGCGTGAACGCGGCGAACGAGATTGATGCCGCCCAGAAGCAGATCAAGAAGTACAAGCTGACGGATGTGCGCGTCGAAGTCCTGGGTGAAGGCCTTCTCCCGGAAGTGACGCGCGTCGTACGCGCCACCGTCCGCGGTTAG
- a CDS encoding protein jag produces MSVENITERPAPTVADLEAEGDVAADFLEELLDIADIDGDLNLDVRQGRAYVSVEAEEGGGVELLSAPDTVQALQELTRLAVQSRTGSFSRLILDIGGSRDARRRQLERLVDAAVVKLDEGASQASLPAMSSYERKLVHDIVSDRGLTSESYGEGADRHTVIRRH; encoded by the coding sequence ATGAGCGTCGAGAACATCACCGAGCGCCCTGCGCCCACCGTCGCGGATCTGGAGGCCGAAGGGGATGTCGCTGCCGACTTCCTCGAGGAGCTGCTCGACATCGCTGACATCGACGGGGACTTGAACCTGGATGTCCGTCAGGGCCGTGCCTACGTCTCGGTCGAGGCGGAAGAGGGCGGCGGGGTCGAGCTGCTCTCCGCACCGGACACCGTGCAGGCACTGCAGGAGCTCACGCGCCTCGCTGTGCAGAGCAGGACGGGATCGTTCTCGCGGCTCATCCTCGACATCGGGGGCTCGCGCGACGCGCGGCGCCGACAGCTCGAACGGCTCGTGGATGCCGCTGTCGTGAAGCTCGATGAAGGAGCATCCCAGGCGTCGCTGCCTGCGATGTCCAGCTACGAGCGCAAGCTCGTGCACGACATCGTCTCCGATCGGGGACTCACGTCCGAGTCCTACGGCGAAGGTGCGGACCGTCACACGGTCATCCGCCGCCACTGA
- the yidC gene encoding membrane protein insertase YidC, protein MGLDLLLASATSTPAPENTGFDLLGTILWPLKWAVEAVLVFWHWLFTAVGLPAAAGITWILSIVGLVIVVRAAVFPLFVRQIKSQRKMMEIAPELRKVQEKYKGKKDQLSREAMSRETMALYKKHGTTPMSSCLPLLVQMPIFFALFSVLNDVTKHAQAGLGGVGLLSPELTKEFYDATIFGTVSLHGTLGNAIETQNVTAIVLLVILVVLMILSQFFTQLQIISKNLSPEAKTGQAYQMQKIMLYVLPLGFIFSGIFFPLGVVVYWFVSNLWTMGQQFLVIREMPTPGSEAAKAREERLARKGKAINSEGKVVPMSVYEAEQQRKLEEAEKAKAEAPKRQQPVGKKRAKKKGTN, encoded by the coding sequence GTGGGTCTTGACCTTCTGCTCGCGTCTGCGACATCGACACCAGCACCCGAGAACACCGGGTTCGACCTGCTCGGGACGATCCTGTGGCCGCTGAAGTGGGCGGTCGAGGCCGTGCTCGTCTTCTGGCACTGGCTGTTCACCGCGGTGGGGCTGCCGGCGGCGGCCGGAATCACCTGGATCCTGTCGATCGTCGGCCTGGTCATCGTCGTGCGCGCTGCGGTCTTCCCGCTGTTCGTCCGGCAGATCAAGAGCCAGCGAAAGATGATGGAAATTGCCCCTGAACTGCGAAAAGTTCAGGAGAAGTACAAGGGTAAGAAGGATCAGCTCTCTCGTGAGGCGATGAGCCGCGAGACGATGGCGCTGTACAAGAAGCACGGCACGACGCCGATGTCGAGCTGTCTTCCGCTGCTGGTGCAGATGCCGATCTTCTTCGCCCTGTTCAGCGTGCTCAATGATGTCACCAAGCACGCCCAGGCCGGCCTGGGCGGCGTCGGGTTGCTGAGTCCTGAGCTGACCAAGGAGTTCTACGACGCGACGATCTTCGGGACGGTCTCGCTGCACGGCACCCTGGGCAACGCGATCGAGACGCAGAACGTCACGGCGATCGTGCTGCTCGTCATCCTCGTGGTCCTGATGATCCTGTCGCAGTTCTTCACGCAGCTGCAGATCATCTCGAAGAACCTGTCCCCCGAGGCCAAGACCGGCCAGGCGTACCAGATGCAGAAGATCATGCTCTACGTGCTTCCGCTGGGCTTCATCTTCTCGGGCATTTTCTTCCCGCTCGGCGTCGTCGTGTACTGGTTCGTGTCGAACCTGTGGACGATGGGGCAGCAGTTCCTGGTCATCCGTGAGATGCCCACGCCTGGTTCCGAAGCGGCCAAGGCGCGCGAGGAGCGCCTCGCTCGCAAGGGCAAGGCCATCAACTCCGAGGGCAAGGTCGTCCCGATGTCGGTCTACGAGGCCGAGCAGCAGCGCAAGCTGGAAGAGGCGGAGAAGGCCAAGGCCGAGGCTCCGAAGCGTCAGCAGCCGGTCGGCAAGAAGCGTGCGAAGAAGAAGGGCACCAACTGA